A window of the Zeugodacus cucurbitae isolate PBARC_wt_2022May chromosome 2, idZeuCucr1.2, whole genome shotgun sequence genome harbors these coding sequences:
- the LOC128924172 gene encoding uncharacterized protein LOC128924172 produces the protein MADFINAVCNATLKCLVFINVISIFLALPCVHYRLATLSDAQQLSNLCICFILDAFWIFAVIEMAETSEKKWSHERKKLLLEVRLRHEPDFCAKKKKRSAIWEQIMREIKEVEGTFPFSRDEATRCFINLMGTYKRIKKRNNTSGESSTNWEFFDVMDEVFGSRSSVQVPSEMLESSLESLVEDLTSDSPLAPTDSHAPMNLDATPSENTTQRFAIKRKRCEVLEFLSKESEADAKVMKKLLDIEAEKIAVEKEKVAELKEIRALFQRIVDRSQ, from the exons ATGGCTGACTTCATAAACGCAGTTTGCAATGCAACATTGAAATGCCTAGTGTTCATAAACGTCATTAGCATATTTTTGGCATTGCCGTGTGTTCACTATCGCCTGGCAACCCTTTCTGATGCGCAACAGTTGTCAAATTTGTGCATCTGTTTTATTTTGGATGCTTTTTGGATTTTTGCGGTAATTGAAATGGCTGAGACATC TGAAAAGAAGTGGAGCCATGAAAGGAAAAAGCTCCTTTTGGAAGTGCGTCTACGCCATGAACCGGATTTTTgtgccaaaaaaaagaaaaggagtGCTATTTGGGAGCAAATAATGCGGGAGATTAAGGAGGTCGAGGGCACATTTCCCTTTTCAAGAGATGAAGCAACCAGATGTTTTATAAATCTAATGGgcacatacaaaagaattaagAAACGCAATAACACATCTGGCGAGAGTTCCACGAACTGGGAATTTTTCGATGTCATGGATGAGGTGTTTGGCAGCCGTAGTAGCGTTCAGGTGCCCAGTGAAATGCTTGAAAGTTCTCTAGAATCCTTGGTGGAAGATTTGACAAGCGATAGCCCGTTGGCACCCACCGATTCCCACGCGCCAATGAACTTAGATGCTACACCTTCAGAAAACACTACTCAAAGGTTTGCTATAAAACGAAAACGATGCGAAGTTCTGGAGTTTTTAAGTAAAGAGTCTGAGGCAGATGCCAAAGTGATGAAAAAACTCTTGGACATCGAAGCAGAAAAAATTGCGGTGGAGAAGGAGAAAGTAGCTGAGCTGAAGGAAATCCGTGCCTTATTTCAGAGAATTGTAGACAGGTCTCAATAA
- the LOC128924171 gene encoding putative nuclease HARBI1, which yields MNLDQLCTFVFENALEFGEKRNSSNVVFIKKILNKRKRRRVFLTGGGPKRKIPKTSNFCKTIKCMQDDVFYAHFRMKKSTFKNLQTMLMLWWPPRTTGRIGISLEKVLQIAIWKLSNNCSFRDVSDRFGVAVGLAYKVFVKIIKMICRLKKDVIKFPRSEAEQKQTSEAFSTLRFNPFPFVLGCVDGTHIPISQPIRDEISYRNRKGTYSIIAQAIVDSRMKFIDVFIGCPGACHDASIWQKGPIKKAIINKEINIYPNYHFLGDGGYPLEMCVMVPYRDNGFLTPMQSKYNAILSSTRVVVEQAFGVLKKKFRILKYIEVKNPSLPKLITMACMIIHNIIIINEGNNADDLIAETNAITSETLEEVTLPGQREAKAKRDALATLLSA from the exons ATGAATCTTGACCAATTGTgcacttttgtttttgaaaacgcCCTAGAATTTGGCGaaaaaagaaattcaagtaacgtggtgttcattaaaaaaatattaaataagcgAAAGCGCCGGCGTGTTTTTTTAACCGGTGGTGGCCCAAAAAGGAAAATTCCAAAAACGTCCAACTTCTGCAAAACGATAAAATGTATGCAGGATGACGTTTTTTATGCTCATTTTCGTATGAAAAAGAGCACATtcaag AATTTGCAGACCATGTTAATGCTGTGGTGGCCTCCGCGCACAACTGGACGAATTGGAATTTCTTTGGAAAAGGTCTTGCAAATTGCAATTTGGAAGCTGAGCAATAATTGTTCTTTTAGAGATGTCAGCGATCGTTTTGGAGTAGCTGTTGGTCTCGCATATAAAgtctttgtaaaaataataaagatgatCTGCCGTTTAAAGAAAGACGTCATCAAATTTCCAAGAAGTGAAGCTGAACAAAAGCAAACCAGCGAAGCATTTTCAACTCTACGTTTCAATCCTTTTCCTTTTGTACTCGGGTGCGTCGATGGTACACATATTCCCATTTCGCAGCCAATCAGAGATGAAATCAGTTACCGGAATCGAAAGGGGACGTACTCAATCATTGCTcaa GCTATTGTCGACAGCCGTATGAAATTCATAGATGTGTTCATAGGGTGTCCGGGAGCATGCCATGATGCTTCAATTTGGCAAAAGGGCCCTATCAAGAAGGCCATAattaacaaagaaataaatatttatcccaACTACCATTTTTTGGGCGATGGAGGTTATCCTTTGGAGATGTGTGTTATGGTTCCTTATCGCGATAATGGATTCCTGACACCAATGCAATCGAAGTACAATGCAATTTTAAGTTCAACTCGGGTTGTTGTAGAACAGGCATTTGGCGTTTTGAAGAAGAAATTTAGAATTCTAAAGTATATCGAAGTTAAAAATCCAAGTTtgccaaaattaataacaatggcttgtatgattattcacaatattattattataaatgaagGGAACAACGCCGATGATTTAATCGCAGAAACAAATGCCATCACTTCTGAAACACTCGAGGAAGTCACTTTACCAGGACAAAGAGAGGCAAAAGCAAAGAGAGATGCATTGGCAACTTTGTTATCAGCCTAA